The genomic interval GTACGCGACGCTCGACTCGTGGCTCGGCTTCGCCCTCCCGGCGTGGATGGGGCCGATGGAGCTCCTCGTGGTGCTCGGCGACCTCGCCGCGCTCGGGCTGCTCGCCCGCGAGCTCCGGTAGGTCGCCCCGACCGGGGTGTCGGCTGTTCACACGTCTCCGTCACGGATTAGCCCCTCCGCGTCGTGTAGCCGGCATGAACGGTTCCCACACGCGACGGTCGGTACTGGCGCTCGGCGCGGCGACGGGGCTCGCCGGGCTGGCGGGCTGTGCCGGCTACCTCGGCCCGACGGAGACGGACGAATCGACCGAGACGGTGCCGCTCGACGGCGCGCGGGAGCTCTCGGTCGCGACGGACAACGGCGACGCCCGCGTCGTCGCGAGCGACGACCTCTCGGACACGGTCGAGGTCGTCGTCACCAAGCGGGTCCGCGGCGACGCCGGCCTGTTCGGCGACGTCGCGCTCGCCGTCGCCGGGGGCGGGGACCGCGTCGAGGTGAGCGTCGAGTATGACCGGCCCGCCGCGCGCCGCGTGAGCGTGGACCTCGACGTGCGGGTGCCCGCCGATGTGGCCGTGACGCGCGTCGCGACGGCGAACGGGGACGCGACGGTCGAGAACACCGCCGGCGACACGGCCCTCTCGACGGCGAACGGGGACGCGACGGCCACGGGCGCGTCGGGCGTCGTCCGCCTCCAGTCGGGCAACGGCGACGTGACGGCCCGCGACTGCGCCGGCGTGCGGGTCGCCCGCACCGGCAACGGCGACGTCGACGTCGAGGTGCGCGGGGTCGCGGGGCCGCTCGACGGCGTCTCCGGCAACGGGGACGTCGCGGTCGGAATCCCGGCCGACACGGACGCCGAGGTGGAACTCTCGACGGGGAACGGGGAGATAACGACGGAGTCGCTGACGTTCGCCGATTCGACCGCGAGCGACGACCGCTTCGAGGGCGTGCTGGGCGCCGGCGGCCCGGCGATATCGCTCTCGTCGGGCAACGGCGACGTCCGGCTGTACGCGCGGGAGAACTAGGACTCGCGGTGGCGGTCGGCGGCCGTCGATAGCTCCGGCGGGCGGCCGAACTCGTCGAAGCGGTCGAGGTCCTCGGGGAGGGTGTAGCCGAGTTCGCGGTCCGCCTTGTTGTCCGTCAGGCGGTCCCCGACGGGGTCGGCCTCGTCCTCGAAGCCGGGCTTGACGCGGACGCTCTTGGCCGGCTGGCCGACGACGATGTGGTGGGCGGGCACGTCGCCCGTGACGGTGGCGCGCGCGCCGACGACGCTGTTCCGCCCGACGCGGACGCCCGCGGTCACCATCGCGTCGTAGGTGACCCGCGCGTCGTCCTCGATGACCGTGTGGTAGTTCAGCACCTCCGTCTGGTCGACCACGTCGTGGTCGTGGCTGTACACGTGGACGTCGTCGGAGATGGAGACGCGGTCCCCGACGGTGAGCTTCCCGCGGTCGTCGAGGTGGACGTCGTCGTGGACGACGGTGTTGTCGCCCATCGTGATGTTGTGGCCGTACGAGAACGTGACGCCCTTGAAGATGCGGAGGTTCTCGCCCGTCTCCTCGAACAGGTGGCCGGCGAGCATCTCGCGGAAGCGGAGCGCGAACGCGATGTTGTCGGCCATCGGCGTCGCGTCGAACTGCCGCCACAGCCACTGGAGGTGCTTCGAGCGCTCGAAGCGCTCCTCGTCCTTCTCGGCGTAGTACTCGGCCTCCAGCGTGGCGTTACACGGGTCGTACCCCTGCAGGCGGACCTGCTCGGCCGCGGAGACGTCCTTGCCCGACTGCCACCGCTCGTACGCCTCGCGGTCGCCGTACAGGTCCACGAGCACGTCCTGGACCACGTCGCAGGTGCTCTCGGCGGCGTCCGGTCCCGCGGCGGTCAGGCGCTCGTCCACCTCGTCGATGAACGCCGTCAAGCCCTCCTCCGCCCCCGACGGCAACGACACGTGGCGCTTGGTCATGGCCTACGGTTCTCCCGGCAGCCGCATGAGGGTTTCCGTCCGTCTGCCGTTACGCCGCGGTAACCCGGTTACACGGCCGCCACGCGGTCGT from Halosegnis marinus carries:
- a CDS encoding DUF4097 family beta strand repeat-containing protein; its protein translation is MNGSHTRRSVLALGAATGLAGLAGCAGYLGPTETDESTETVPLDGARELSVATDNGDARVVASDDLSDTVEVVVTKRVRGDAGLFGDVALAVAGGGDRVEVSVEYDRPAARRVSVDLDVRVPADVAVTRVATANGDATVENTAGDTALSTANGDATATGASGVVRLQSGNGDVTARDCAGVRVARTGNGDVDVEVRGVAGPLDGVSGNGDVAVGIPADTDAEVELSTGNGEITTESLTFADSTASDDRFEGVLGAGGPAISLSSGNGDVRLYAREN
- a CDS encoding acyltransferase, whose translation is MTKRHVSLPSGAEEGLTAFIDEVDERLTAAGPDAAESTCDVVQDVLVDLYGDREAYERWQSGKDVSAAEQVRLQGYDPCNATLEAEYYAEKDEERFERSKHLQWLWRQFDATPMADNIAFALRFREMLAGHLFEETGENLRIFKGVTFSYGHNITMGDNTVVHDDVHLDDRGKLTVGDRVSISDDVHVYSHDHDVVDQTEVLNYHTVIEDDARVTYDAMVTAGVRVGRNSVVGARATVTGDVPAHHIVVGQPAKSVRVKPGFEDEADPVGDRLTDNKADRELGYTLPEDLDRFDEFGRPPELSTAADRHRES